The nucleotide sequence TTACTCACTGCCTCAACTCCAGTCAATGCCGAACATCCTGATGAAAATGCCTTTAATATCAAAAATAATGACAGATCACCCGTAGCCTCCGGCACTTTAAATATTGGTTGTGGATGGATATTAAGTATAAAATATTTAAATAACCCGTACAAAATCATAGAAACCATACTAAAAATAAATATATAAGTAGGTATTGCAAAAATCTTTGATGATTCGCTTATACCCCTCAAATTTAAAATAGTTAATATGATAATTATGGACACAACAAAAACAACCTTGTACTGCGCAAGACTGCTAAATGCTGAAACAATAGCATCTGCACCAGCACTGGCACTAACAGCAACTGTAAGTATATAGCTTATTATTAATCCTGCACCAGCAGAAAGACCTGCCTTAGCTCCTATATTTTCCTTTGCTACCTTATATGCTCCTCCACCTTGAGGATATGCTCTTATAATTTGAATATATGAAATAGTAAGTATTATTAAAAGCCCTATGATCATAAATGAAGTCCATGTTAGCCATTTGTAAGCCGACGCTCCTAAAACTATTAAAACAAAAAGAATCTCCTGGGCACCATATGCGACAGATGATATGGCATCACTTGCCATTATTGCAAGTCCAAACGGTATATTATATTTTTCACTGCTTCCCTGTTCATTTGCCAGAGGCTCTCCTAACAAAATATCCAAAACATTTTTAAGCATAAGTTGTCCCCCTAGATTAATATTCTGCAAAATATTTTATAGTAATATAACCTTTTGGTGCAATATTATAATTTTTATATTTATATGCCATAAAGCTTCAAATTTCCATGTGAATACGATTACATTGATCTTTATGACTCGATTAGTGTTATTTATACTTTATTATACTCGTTGTACGATTTTTCAAAATTTAAATACAATATATCTCAAATTATGCCCGCCAACTTCCAAGGATTTTACGGTAAATAATAAATATATTTTACATACTCTAAAGAATAACTTCAGCAAATTTATTTATAATTTTCAAGTATTTAATATGTTTTATTATTTAATATTAGGTGTTTTTATAAAATTACTAAAATATGTTGATTTATGTAAATTTATGATCTATTATAATTGTATATTAAGAAATAATAGGGGGAGTGAATTAAAATGAATTCTAAAAATTCAAAATTAAATAACATTCGTATCAAATTAGTCACAAGTTTAATACTAATTTGTGTAATCCCATTACTAATATCCGGATTTATATCATACTCTAAGTCAAAATCAATACTTAATCAAAAATTAATACTTACAACCACCCAAACAATTGATGAAATAGATGATGGTTTGTCCAATTATTTAAATGTTTTTTCAAAATTAGTTTCCATATCGGCTGCAAATCCCGGTATTATAAATTATGATACTAGTAATGACAATGATGCCTTGTCTTATGCATTAAAAAATATGAAAGAAAACGACAAAGATATTTTTCAAGCTTATTACGGAACTGCCTCTCACAAATTTACAATATACCCTTATTCAAAAATGCCGACCGGGTATGACCCACCTGAACGGGACTGGTACAAAACTGCATTAAGAAATAAAGGTAAAATTACTATAAGTCAGCCATACATAGATGCGGCAACAAAAGACAATGTAATCACATTTTCACAGACAGTAGAAAAAGATGGACAGGTTGTAGGTGTTGTAGCATTGGATTGCTCTCTAAAAACGTTATCACAAGAAATTTCATCAAAAAAGGTTGGCAATTCAGGATCTGTTTTTCTTGTTGATCCTACGGGCAAGGCAATAGCCAGTCCAGAAAAAAATCTTATTAATACTGATATATCCTCAAAATTTACTTTCTGGAGTAAGGCAAAATCAGAGGACAGCGGATTTGTCAATTATACTTATAATGGCGTAAAAAAGTTTGGAGCATTTACAACAAATAAATTAACCGGGTGGAAAGTAATCGCCACCTTAAATGATAGTGAACTTTCCAAAGATACAAAGCCCATATTGCATATAACTTTATTAATGATATTGATAATGGCGCTGGCTGCAGCAGCTTTGTCTTTTACATTAAGTAAAGGTATATCTGATAATATAAATAACTTTAAAAAAGCATTCTCCAAAGCTTCAAAGGGGGATCTGACAGTATCAATAGCTGCTTCAACAAAAGATGAATTCAAAGATCTGTCTGAATCATTTAATACTATGCTTAAAAATGTATCTGATCTTATGAACAATGTCACAAAATCTTCAGAAACAGTATTGCAAACTTCCTTAAGCCTGGCAAATATGTCCGGCGAAGTAACCTCATCTGTAACTGAAGTATCAAAAGCTATAGAAGAAGTTTCTATGGGTGCAACTAAGCAGGCGGAGAATGCCCAGACAGGTGCAGCTGAAATGAATTCACTGTCAAATAAACTGGATGAAATAAGTAATAATTCAAACGAAATCGATAAAATTTCGAGGGATACCAAAGAACTTGGATCAACAGGTCTTTCTATGATAGACACTTTGATAGAAAAATCCAACAAAACTAAAGACTCCACTACTTCAGTCAATAAAGTAATTTTTGATATGAACGAAAGTGCTAAACAAATAAATGTCATATCAGAAGCCATATCTGATATAACGGAACAAACCAATCTATTATCACTGAATGCGAGCATAGAATCTGCACGTGCCGGTGAAGCAGGAAAAGGATTTGCTGTAGTAGCAGAGGAAATAAG is from Clostridium fermenticellae and encodes:
- a CDS encoding methyl-accepting chemotaxis protein; this encodes MNSKNSKLNNIRIKLVTSLILICVIPLLISGFISYSKSKSILNQKLILTTTQTIDEIDDGLSNYLNVFSKLVSISAANPGIINYDTSNDNDALSYALKNMKENDKDIFQAYYGTASHKFTIYPYSKMPTGYDPPERDWYKTALRNKGKITISQPYIDAATKDNVITFSQTVEKDGQVVGVVALDCSLKTLSQEISSKKVGNSGSVFLVDPTGKAIASPEKNLINTDISSKFTFWSKAKSEDSGFVNYTYNGVKKFGAFTTNKLTGWKVIATLNDSELSKDTKPILHITLLMILIMALAAAALSFTLSKGISDNINNFKKAFSKASKGDLTVSIAASTKDEFKDLSESFNTMLKNVSDLMNNVTKSSETVLQTSLSLANMSGEVTSSVTEVSKAIEEVSMGATKQAENAQTGAAEMNSLSNKLDEISNNSNEIDKISRDTKELGSTGLSMIDTLIEKSNKTKDSTTSVNKVIFDMNESAKQINVISEAISDITEQTNLLSLNASIESARAGEAGKGFAVVAEEIRVLAEQSQNSAKEIKGIIATIQKKSETAVDAINSTEVAVNEQYKAVNKTQEIFNKILKSIEIMIGRVDEVKKSIIDMNDKKQSTLAEIEDISSISEETASASEEVTASSEEISATMQEFTRHSEKLKTLAEELKDEINQFKIN